One genomic segment of Panicum virgatum strain AP13 chromosome 2N, P.virgatum_v5, whole genome shotgun sequence includes these proteins:
- the LOC120659093 gene encoding uncharacterized protein LOC120659093: MYLRRGRAFPSFLEVRNDLLLEKLNAVNCISVHSTALVASAPTASRPPTPSPAPKSSNRSRGGSRGSVGSSGSSKSCRSKRDKVSGNSGGGGSTTPPSSGGGGNRGAPAPSTGTLAPLGPWPSLLNPWTGSIQMWPGQLGFASQPGPQPQQAMLAI; the protein is encoded by the coding sequence ATGTatctccgccgcggccgggcgTTCCCTTCCTTCCTTGAGGTCCGGAACGACCTCCTTCTGGAGAAGCTCAATGCCGTCAACTGCATCTCCGTGCACTCCACTGCCCTCGTCGCCTCGGCACCCACAGCCTCTCGGCCCCCTACACCATCCCCTGCGCCCAAGTCGAGCAATCGCTCCCGAGGCGGGTCCAGGGGCTCCGTGGGCTCCAGCGGCTCCTCCAAGTCTTGTCGCAGCAAGCGCGACAAGGTCTCTggcaacagcggcggcggcggcagcaccacCCCTCCTtccagcggtggtggcggcaaCAGGGGGGCACCTGCGCCCTCCACCGGGACTCTGGCCCCACTTGGGCCATGGCCGTCTCTGCTGAACCCCTGGACCGGGTCCATCCAAATGTGGCCCGGCCAGCTGGGGTTCGCGTCTCAACCCGGCCCGCAGCCGCAGCAGGCCATGCTGGCCATTTAG